Genomic segment of Nitrospirota bacterium:
ATTCAAATGTCCGGCAGGACTGTCATTGACATGACAACTTGAGCAGTTGCTGCTGACGGAGGCGTGAATATGTGATGACCAGCCAGTGGTCGAATTATGGCAGAGTTCGCAGGTCGCGGAATTTTTTGCCAAACTTGTAGTATGAGTCAATGGCTTGTCGTTGATATGACAAGTCGAACAGTTATTTCTTACGACAGGGTGAATATGTGATGACCAGGCAGTGATGGAATTATGACAGAGTTCACAAGTCGTTGTCTCTTTTGCCGCACTCGTAGTATGACTCGCTGGTCTGGCGCTGATATGGCAGCTTGAACAATTTTTACTTAATGACAAATGTTTAAATGCCCACGATGAAAAGGTATTTAAATGGCACTGCGTACAATTCCTGTCGTACTCATTCTCAATATGTCCGGGTGCAGCATTATACTGGGATTGATGGCAGCCAATGCAGGCCGATGTTGTATTCCTGTATATTCGGTTTCTGTGGCATTCCTGACATTCTGCTGTCCGGTGTTTGCCTACTAATGGATAAGCGGTCTTGCTGTGATCAAACTGTGTCGGATTCCACGAATTTTCGCTGTGGCACTGGGTACAGTTCACCCTGCCGAACTGATTGAAGTGGGGATCTTCATGACAACTTACGCAATATCGGTTTAATCCTTTATACTCCTCTTTAGTTTTGTGACAGTTAGTACAGCCTATATCATTATGCACTCCCTTTAATTCAAATCCAGACTCCTTCTTATGGTTGAATTTCCGGGGGAACCAATTGTTCTGTGTATGACAGTAGCTGCATTCTTCCTCAAATTTACCTTTATGTATATCTTTATGACAATCAACACATTTCTCTGCCTTCGTTGAATACTTCTTATCCTTGTGGCACTCCTCACACTTCACAACCTTATGTTTTCCAATCAGCGGAAACTTCGTCTGTTTATTGTGATCGAGGGCATATTTTTTCCAATCTGCCGTGTTATGACATTTTACACAATCTTTTCCCAGCTCATTTTTATGGGTATCTTCCTTCTCATGGCAGTCAAAACAACGGTCAGAAATCGGCTTATATTTACCATCTATATGGCATTTGTTGCAGTCTGTCTTAAGATGTTTTCCATCCAGCCTGTATCCTTTGTAATTCGGGGAATTGTGTTCAAAAGTGGACGGCTTCCAATCTTTTACAACATGACATGACTCACACGTCTGATCCTTAAACTGTCCTTTATGTGTATCTTTATGACAGTCTGACGTATCACAGCTCTTATAATTGAGCGGTTTGTACTTTCCCTTAACATGACACTTATTACATTTAACCTCAATGTGCTTACCGTCTAATTTATATCCCTTATAGTCGGATGCTTCATGCTTAAATAACGACGGCTCCCATCCTTTTACTATATGGCATGACTCGCACTTATCATCCTTGAACTGACCTTTGTGCACATCCTTGTGGCAATCCGAGGTATCACACGATTTGGAATTTAAAGGTTTATAGCGTCCTTTGACGTGACACTTCTCACAATCAGTCTTTATATGTTTTTCTTCAAGTTTATAGCCGGTATATTTTTTATCATTATGCTCAAACAGAGAGGGCTTCCAACCCTTTATATTGTGACAATCCTCACATTTCTGTCCCTTAAACTGATTCTTGTGAACATCTTCATGACAGGATGAATTTTCGCATGTCTTGAATGGTATCCCGGTGAGCTGGCTTTTCTTATGACATTTTTCACACTTTACATCATTGTGCTTATCAACAAGGGGATATTTTGTCTTGGAGTGGTCTGTATTGACCTTTTTCCAACTATCCGTTGTGTGACAATCTTTACACTTTGGCTGATCTTTATGCGGGTCTTTGTGACATGTTAAGCACTCTTCGAACTTTTTAAGCTTATATTGGTCATTGACGTGACATTTATTACACTTTACATCAACATGTTTTCCAGTTAGCGGATATTTCGAATCCCGTTCGTGGTCAAACTTAACAAGGTCCTTCCATCCTTTAATGTTATGACAGCGTTCGCAGTCTTTTCCAAGTTTTCCCTTATGAGGGTCTTTATGACAGGAGAGACACTCCTGAGAGATGCCGGCATATGCAGCTCCTTTTTTATGGCATTTATTACAGTTAACCTTGGTGTGTTTGTCCTCGAGGGGGTAGTCTGTCTTGTCGTGATCAAATTTGTCTTTTTCGAGGGAAATAATCTTAAATCTCTTTCCCTTATGGTCACTATGGCACTTTATACAGACATCTGTATATTTTGAATGAACACCCTGCTTCCTTGTTATCCTTTCTGCCAGTTTATCGTGGCAGTCTAAACATTTACTGTCAGGGATACCTCCGCCCAGAGAATGACACTGCGTACAATTGCTTAGCCCTTCATATTTGGTATGCGGAGACGTTAGCTCCCCAGGGCTTATTAACGACCCAAGACCGCCTTCCTGGGCCATCGCATCAGTACATATAAGTAGCGCAAACAAGATGAGCAGGAGTTTTTTTATCATAAGTAATTATGCAACGTGCGTAGTCCTGAACAAATAATATACACATACATGCAGGATCATTATCAAAAACATGACAATAGCTAAAGGCACATGAAATATGTGCCAGTAATGAAGTATCTTGTGAGTAGTGGAGAGGTAGTTCTTTCTCCTGGTCAATGCGGCTTTATTCTTTAGTAAAAGATCTATTTTCCTTCGTACGGTCCACGGCAAATGATGGTTTTTTCTCAACACGTTATTCAATTGATGAAGCCGATATGAAATAAATATATCGTCCCTAAGCATAAAAAACAGGGTTTTGACAACACCGGTATTCTCGGGATTCTTTAATCCCCGGTCTATCACCCTGCTCAAATTCGAAAAATTAACTCCTTTAGTGACTTCACCCAGACGGGAATCTATTGTCTGAACCATGCGTTCAATATCCTGTACCTTAAGTTCAGCTCCTGCAAGGCTTCGGGGTATCTGGATATATATGTATCTACCCAGAATCCCGAATATCATAGTAATAATCATTGACCAAAAACTGGTTGCAATTATCCCATTAAACTTGAATGTAGTATGAAAAGTCACAAGAACAGGACCCATGATACCTAAAAACATATGGGCCGACAGCCAATGACGCAGCAAACCAAGTGAACGAAACATTCCAACCCGCTTTCTGATGCTGTACAACATCATTACCACCATCATTCCTGAACCTATCCAGCCTATTGGATGCCATATCCCTTTACCAGGTTGATAAATTACAGGATAATACTTCAGATAACCAAGTCTGTGAAAAAAGCTCAATATACTACTGTCAGGAATATAGTTTTGCGTATAACTCTCATAACTTAAGATACAAATAGTAATAATTACTGAAATGATTAGTATACCTTCAAATAAAAAACTTTCTTTTTTCTCTAATTTCTCCCTGCTCATTAATTCAATCCGGATTCAGGCGGTTAAATAACAAAAAAGCCGCCCAAAGTCACTAATACCTTTGGCGGCCCGGCTGACAATGGACTGACTTGCTATGTCCATAAGTCCCGTTGCTCTGCGTCCCTTCCTTTCGGAAGGTTTGCTCTTAGCAAAGGATGCACAAAACAATTCGGTGCACTTTTCTAAAAAGTTGAAAGAACCAACTTTCAATATGGGATTTTATTCCCAAAATTAATTTTTGTCAAGAAATATTGTACAAGTATTAAAAAAATTAAACAGTACCGACTCAGGACCACTTTTTAACGGGAAAGGACTTTCTCATGGCTTATCAGTTTATTAAATAAGCATTTGAAGGCAATTTAATGCTGAAATACGGGGGTAATGAAGAACAGAGTCATTCACTGACTGACATTTTACATACAGGATCTATTACCATTTAAATCTTCCTTATTTTTTTAAATTTCTTTTTTCCTCAATCTCTGTAATGTCACAACAGGACGGGGCCTTATGTTTTAACTCTGCCTGTTCGTTTTCTTCCGTAAAATGGATCCAAACCCTTTTCAACCGTTCCATCAAGTTGTCTTCGAGTTCAAAACCAATCTCAACCATACACTTTTCAATGTCCTCTTCCCTGCAGTCCTGCAAGTCATATTCGGCGAAGAGATCCTTATGGTCTATATCAATCCTGAGACTTGTAATACCTTTACACTTATGCAGGCGGGTTTTCCATTCATCAACGCCTCCTGATGAAGGGGACTTCTTATATGAGATGTGATGTTGTTTGACGATGGACATAAATGCACCTCCTTGAAAAACATATAAATTAATAGTACACCTATTTTAAGATTGCGTACAGGATTTTTTCGTCACATGTAATGAACAAATAAACTGTTAAAGAGATTCTATATGGCAAGAAGTATAAGGCAGATCGCGGGAAATCCGGCTATGCACCGGAGGCTCCCCGCGATTAGTGAACTTTACTGTTATGCAATTCTGTTAACATATACCATAGAAACCGGGACAGAGAGAATATCCGGACGGACACCGGTTAACCAGCTAAAGATGCCTATTGATAGTGCCAGCGCTAAGATTGTCATTCCAGCGTATACATAGAAGTTTTTTTGTATAGCCATGCTTATCACCTCCTGAACCCCTGAATCATGACTTTATTATAAGGTCTAAAGATTAAAGTGTTATTAAAATTACAAAGCTGCTGCCATATTGCATGGAGTAATTAATTTTCATATACTGAGGCATCATGGAACACGGTCACCACCCTAAGATAGCAGACCACGATGAGCATCACGACCATCCTCACGAGCATGCCCACAGGGGTGTGGAGAAGAAGAGGCTTACGATAGTTGCCATCCTGACCGGCTCAATGATGGTCATTGAGGGTATCGGCGGTTATTTAACAAACAGCCTTGCACTCCTGTCTGATGCCTTTCACATGCTCACTCATTTCGGGGCTTTGATGATTAGTCTGACTGCGATCATTATTGCAACCAGATATCAGTCTGAAGACAAGACCTTTGGTTACTGGCGGGCTGAAATCCTGACAGCTCTGCTAAATGGTATTACCCTCATACCTATCGTAGGATATATCCTGTATGAATCTTACCAGAGATATCTCAATCCTGAGCCAATAAGGGACACTATTATGCTTGTTGTTGCCTTCGTCGGCCTGATAGTTAATATTGTGAGTGCCTTTGCCCTGTGGGGTGTCGGGAAAAAGGATATAAATATCCGTGGCGCATTTCTGCATATGCTGGGAGACACATTCTCTTCAGTAGCTGTAATTATAGCAGGTGTGATTATATATTTAACAAACTGGCTGGTCGTAGACCCTATTGCCAGCGCTTTTATCAGTTTTATGATATTAATCTGGTCTGCCGGGCTGATTTATGAATCTATCCACGTCCTTCTTGAGTCTGTTCCAAAGGGGATCAGAGTTGATGAGGTTGAG
This window contains:
- a CDS encoding cation transporter; translation: MEHGHHPKIADHDEHHDHPHEHAHRGVEKKRLTIVAILTGSMMVIEGIGGYLTNSLALLSDAFHMLTHFGALMISLTAIIIATRYQSEDKTFGYWRAEILTALLNGITLIPIVGYILYESYQRYLNPEPIRDTIMLVVAFVGLIVNIVSAFALWGVGKKDINIRGAFLHMLGDTFSSVAVIIAGVIIYLTNWLVVDPIASAFISFMILIWSAGLIYESIHVLLESVPKGIRVDEVERLIRAVSTVKDVHDIHIWQITSGMYSMTCHVIVEDMNISVAQHILIQIQTTLDKEFHITHVNIQMEHSL